A section of the Ochotona princeps isolate mOchPri1 chromosome 19, mOchPri1.hap1, whole genome shotgun sequence genome encodes:
- the SPATA24 gene encoding spermatogenesis-associated protein 24 produces the protein MATPLGWSQGGSGSVCLAFDQLRDVIESQEELIHQLRNVMVLQDENFVSKEEFQAVEKKLVEEKAAHAKTKVLLAKEEEKLQFALGEVEVLSKQLEKEKVAFEKALSSVKNRVLQESSRKDQLITKCNEIESHIIKQEDILNGKENEIKELQQVISQQKQIFRNHISDFRIQKQQENYMAQVLDQKHKKPAGSRQARSHQRLREK, from the exons ATGGCGACGCCCCTCGGGTGGTCGCAGGGGGGCTCAGGGTCTGTGTGTCTCGCCTTCGACCAACTGCGGGACGTGATTGAATCTCAGGAGGAACTGATCCACCAACTGAGGAACGTG ATGGTTCTCCAGGACGAAAATTTTGTCAGTAAAGAAGAATTTCAGGCGGTGGAGAAGAAGCTAGTG GAAGAGAAAGCTGCCCACGCCAAGACCAAGGTCCTCCTGGCCAAGGAAGAGGAGAAGTTGCAGTTTGCTCTTGGGGAGGTGgaggtgctgtccaagcagctGGAGAAGGAGAAGGTGGCCTTCGAGAAGGC GCTCTCTAGTGTCAAGAACAGGGttctgcaagagtccagcaggaAGGACCAGCTCATCACCAAGTGCAATG AAATTGAGTCTCACATTATAAAGCAAGAAGATATACTTAATGGCAAGGAGAATGAGATTAAGGAGTTGCAACAAGTTATCAGCCAGCAGAAACAGATTTTCAG GAATCATATATCTGACTTCCGGATCCAGAAGCAGCAGGAGAACTACATGGCCCAGGTGCTGGACCAGAAGCATAAGAAACCAGCGGGGTCACGGCAGGCCCGGAGCCACCAGCGTCTCAGGGAAAAATAA
- the SLC23A1 gene encoding solute carrier family 23 member 1 isoform X2, whose product MRAQQDSEGQPQSQHATLSSTEAQPREPPMALPTQPKSDMLYKIEDTPPWYLCILLGFQHYLTCFSGTIAVPFLLAEAMCVGQDQHMVSQLIGTIFVCVGITTLVQTTLGIRLPLFQASALAFLVPAQAILSLDKWKCPSEEEIYGNWSLPLNTSHIWQPRIREIQGAIMVSSLVEVVIGLLGLPGALLSYIGPLTVTPTISLIGLSVFQTAGDRAGSHWGISACAILLIILFSQYLRNVSFLLPIYRWGKGITVYRIQIFKMFPIVLAIMTVWLLCYILTLTNVLPADSSAYGFQARTDARGDIMAIAPWIRVPYPCQWGLPTVTAAAVLGMFSATLAGIIESIGDYYACARLAGAPPPPVHAINRGIFTEGICCIIAGLLGTGNGSTSSSPNIGVLGITKVGSRRVVQFGAGIMLILGVVGKFTALFASLPDPILGGMFCTLFGMITAVGLSNLQFVDLNSSRNLFVLGFPIFFGLMLPNYLDSHPGAINTGVPEVDQILTVLLTTEMFVGGCLAFILDNTVPGSPEERGLIQWKAGAHDSSETSASLKSYNFPFGMGTLKRVTFLRYIPICPFFKGFSSKSKDKPSLPEDTPENTESRSVCTKV is encoded by the exons ATGAGGGCCCAGCAGGACTCCGAGGGTCAGCCACAGTCACAG CATGCAACCCTGAGCTCCACAGAGGCTCAACCCAGGGAGCCCCCCATGGCTCTGCCCACACAGCCCAAGTCTGACATGTTGTACAAGATTGAGGACACGCCGCCTTGGTACCTGTGCATTCTTCTGGGCTTCCAG CATTATCTGACCTGCTTCAGTGGCACCATCGCCGTGCCCTTCCTCCTGGCCGAGGCAATGTGCGTGGGTCAGGACCAGCACATGGTCAGTCAACTCATCGGCACCATCTTCGTGTGCGTGGGCATCACCACCCTTGTGCAGACCACGCTGGGCATCCG GCTGCCGCTGTTCCAGGCCAGTGCCCTTGCGTTTCTGGTTCCAGCCCAAGCCATTCTATCCCTGGACAAATGGAAATGTCCCTCAGAAG AGGAGATCTATGGGAACTGGAGTCTGCCACTGAACACCTCTCACATCTGGCAGCCACGCATTCGAGAG ATCCAAGGAGCAATCATGGTGTCCAGCTTGGTGGAGGTGGTGATCGGATTGCTGGGACTGCCTGGGGCCCTACTCAGCTACATTGGGCCTCTCACGGTCACCCCTACTATCTCCCTCATTGGCCTCTCGGTCTTCCAAACTGCTGGTGACCGAGCTGGCTCCCACTGGGGCATCTCAGCTTG CGCCATTCTCCTGATCATCCTCTTCTCCCAGTACCTGCGCAATGTCAGTTTCCTGCTGCCCATCTACCGCTGGGGCAAGGGCATCACTGTCTACCGCATCCAGATCTTCAAGATGTTCCCA ATCGTGCTGGCCATCATGACTGTGTGGTTGCTATGCTACATCCTCACCCTGACGAATGTGCTGCCTGCAGACTCCTCAGCCTATGGCTTCCAGGCACGCACCGATGCCCGTGGGGACATCATGGCCATTGCACCCTGGATCCGCGTCCCCTACCCTT GTCAGTGGGGCCTGCCCACGGTGACTGCGGCTGCTGTGTTGGGGATGTTCAGTGCCACCTTGGCAGGCATCATTGAGTCCATTGGAGATTACTACGCCTGTGCCCGGCTGGCTGGTGCGCCACCCCCTCCTGTGCATGCTATCAACAG GGGTATCTTCACCGAAGGCATCTGCTGCATTATCGCGGGGCTGCTGGGCACAGGCAACGGGTCCACTTCATCCAGCCCCAACATTGGCGTTCTGGGGATTACCAAG GTGGGCAGCCGGCGCGTGGTGCAGTTCGGTGCGGGTATCATGCTGATCTTGGGAGTCGTGGGCAAGTTCACGGCCCTCTTCGCCTCACTCCCTGACCCCATTCTAGGGGGTATGTTTTGCACCCTCTTTG GCATGATTACGGCCGTGGGCCTGTCCAACCTGCAGTTCGTGGACCTGAACTCCTCCCGAAACCTTTTCGTGCTCGGATTTCCTATATTCTTCGGACTCATGCTGCCCAATTACCTGGATTCCCATCCAGGAGCCATCAACACAG GTGTTCCCGAAGTGGACCAGATTCTCACCGTGCTACTGACCACTGAGATGTTTGTGGGAGGATGCCTTGCCTTCATACTGGACAATACGGTGCCAG GGAGCCCAGAGGAACGAGGTCTGATCCAGTGGAAGGCTGGGGCCCATGACAGTAGTGAGACATCTGCCAGCCTCAAGAGCTACAACTTTCCTTTTGGGATGGGAACGCTGAAAAGAGTTACTTTTTTGAGATACATTCCTATCTGCCCCTTCTTCAAAGGATTTTCTTCAAAGTCTAAAGATAAGCCTTCACTTCCAGAAGACACTCCAGAAAACACAGAAAGTAGATCTGTGTGCACCAAAGTCTGA
- the SLC23A1 gene encoding solute carrier family 23 member 1 isoform X1 has translation MNIGTGWRREARKQGRERRNLRLSCRQGPQAQPLPQMWAEWVLPSPIPPPSSTSLCCPQHATLSSTEAQPREPPMALPTQPKSDMLYKIEDTPPWYLCILLGFQHYLTCFSGTIAVPFLLAEAMCVGQDQHMVSQLIGTIFVCVGITTLVQTTLGIRLPLFQASALAFLVPAQAILSLDKWKCPSEEEIYGNWSLPLNTSHIWQPRIREIQGAIMVSSLVEVVIGLLGLPGALLSYIGPLTVTPTISLIGLSVFQTAGDRAGSHWGISACAILLIILFSQYLRNVSFLLPIYRWGKGITVYRIQIFKMFPIVLAIMTVWLLCYILTLTNVLPADSSAYGFQARTDARGDIMAIAPWIRVPYPCQWGLPTVTAAAVLGMFSATLAGIIESIGDYYACARLAGAPPPPVHAINRGIFTEGICCIIAGLLGTGNGSTSSSPNIGVLGITKVGSRRVVQFGAGIMLILGVVGKFTALFASLPDPILGGMFCTLFGMITAVGLSNLQFVDLNSSRNLFVLGFPIFFGLMLPNYLDSHPGAINTGVPEVDQILTVLLTTEMFVGGCLAFILDNTVPGSPEERGLIQWKAGAHDSSETSASLKSYNFPFGMGTLKRVTFLRYIPICPFFKGFSSKSKDKPSLPEDTPENTESRSVCTKV, from the exons ATGAACATTGGGacagggtggaggagagaggcaaggaaacagggcagagagaggaggaatctCAGGCTAAGCTGCAGACAGGGCCCTCAAGCACAGCCCCTTCCCCAAATGTGGGCAGAATGGGTTTTGCCTAGCCCTATCCCTCCACCCTCATCTACTTCCCTCTGCTGTCCCCAGCATGCAACCCTGAGCTCCACAGAGGCTCAACCCAGGGAGCCCCCCATGGCTCTGCCCACACAGCCCAAGTCTGACATGTTGTACAAGATTGAGGACACGCCGCCTTGGTACCTGTGCATTCTTCTGGGCTTCCAG CATTATCTGACCTGCTTCAGTGGCACCATCGCCGTGCCCTTCCTCCTGGCCGAGGCAATGTGCGTGGGTCAGGACCAGCACATGGTCAGTCAACTCATCGGCACCATCTTCGTGTGCGTGGGCATCACCACCCTTGTGCAGACCACGCTGGGCATCCG GCTGCCGCTGTTCCAGGCCAGTGCCCTTGCGTTTCTGGTTCCAGCCCAAGCCATTCTATCCCTGGACAAATGGAAATGTCCCTCAGAAG AGGAGATCTATGGGAACTGGAGTCTGCCACTGAACACCTCTCACATCTGGCAGCCACGCATTCGAGAG ATCCAAGGAGCAATCATGGTGTCCAGCTTGGTGGAGGTGGTGATCGGATTGCTGGGACTGCCTGGGGCCCTACTCAGCTACATTGGGCCTCTCACGGTCACCCCTACTATCTCCCTCATTGGCCTCTCGGTCTTCCAAACTGCTGGTGACCGAGCTGGCTCCCACTGGGGCATCTCAGCTTG CGCCATTCTCCTGATCATCCTCTTCTCCCAGTACCTGCGCAATGTCAGTTTCCTGCTGCCCATCTACCGCTGGGGCAAGGGCATCACTGTCTACCGCATCCAGATCTTCAAGATGTTCCCA ATCGTGCTGGCCATCATGACTGTGTGGTTGCTATGCTACATCCTCACCCTGACGAATGTGCTGCCTGCAGACTCCTCAGCCTATGGCTTCCAGGCACGCACCGATGCCCGTGGGGACATCATGGCCATTGCACCCTGGATCCGCGTCCCCTACCCTT GTCAGTGGGGCCTGCCCACGGTGACTGCGGCTGCTGTGTTGGGGATGTTCAGTGCCACCTTGGCAGGCATCATTGAGTCCATTGGAGATTACTACGCCTGTGCCCGGCTGGCTGGTGCGCCACCCCCTCCTGTGCATGCTATCAACAG GGGTATCTTCACCGAAGGCATCTGCTGCATTATCGCGGGGCTGCTGGGCACAGGCAACGGGTCCACTTCATCCAGCCCCAACATTGGCGTTCTGGGGATTACCAAG GTGGGCAGCCGGCGCGTGGTGCAGTTCGGTGCGGGTATCATGCTGATCTTGGGAGTCGTGGGCAAGTTCACGGCCCTCTTCGCCTCACTCCCTGACCCCATTCTAGGGGGTATGTTTTGCACCCTCTTTG GCATGATTACGGCCGTGGGCCTGTCCAACCTGCAGTTCGTGGACCTGAACTCCTCCCGAAACCTTTTCGTGCTCGGATTTCCTATATTCTTCGGACTCATGCTGCCCAATTACCTGGATTCCCATCCAGGAGCCATCAACACAG GTGTTCCCGAAGTGGACCAGATTCTCACCGTGCTACTGACCACTGAGATGTTTGTGGGAGGATGCCTTGCCTTCATACTGGACAATACGGTGCCAG GGAGCCCAGAGGAACGAGGTCTGATCCAGTGGAAGGCTGGGGCCCATGACAGTAGTGAGACATCTGCCAGCCTCAAGAGCTACAACTTTCCTTTTGGGATGGGAACGCTGAAAAGAGTTACTTTTTTGAGATACATTCCTATCTGCCCCTTCTTCAAAGGATTTTCTTCAAAGTCTAAAGATAAGCCTTCACTTCCAGAAGACACTCCAGAAAACACAGAAAGTAGATCTGTGTGCACCAAAGTCTGA
- the PROB1 gene encoding proline-rich basic protein 1, with product MLTTLAPLSLPGVPPRLPTPARRQDSSGSSGSYHTAPGSPEPPESGPDAERLTIWPWVAPGQGAGAQPRLSVSAQNSRQDPWSGSGFPRGPGSGPRPPQPQLRVLPSGEMEVIFSTGPLFGRSAMEDHEVPACNSPSLPRSGSPTLASPQPQAPDGSYRWATYLELQPRGPSPVPSAQFECVEVALEERTAPVRNRTVPKRQIELRARPRSPPQMAGDARPRLLLRTGSLDESLGRLQAAASLVQTALARKLAQSSATFGPTVHPEPADRETARSSRVGPEEARSRPPRAHNSPVAPRVPRPWPSLRERAIRRDKPAPGTEPLGPVSSSIFLQSEEKIKEVRNQGPKTRLTQRGPPGRTIPRAQSPSFEVRDSWEVPGKAVRPRSPSPPWQASNGAGWGPRCPSPQRLSPGDRVARRVSCPSFSEPTSERGNQDPAFEEAVSSPWVTSQWSQRVARVRSPSPEAPCPWEAPYAAGGDALERRGRTPSPLTEFPWEAPNRLTRTGSPPPQETWDLLGQGSSHGALNGKASEEAAPRTPSAPSTPEPLDVQPRSTREIPDLAFRGCQLSPGVAASQLPHGHRAGPPDAEKCPEAASAGDAASGRPRVAIPRPRDVRKIVKTTYAPSLPAAGSAPAPLALAPALPAEPCAEEGEPTQTQELLQAPDPEPSAPPHYTSIFLKDFLPVVPHPYESPELPLDAVFCDAPQPNGIPRRRAENSTAKPFARTEIRLPGALALGRRREGPSAVPAPGPSGQSRGVEAQRLVPDGGGRTSPPGGARASPQRSPVRSGPPRPGSPQEHPNSGLGVAPQLETAWAAPEPAANVPAPLAPEPRVAAQRQPRASSAPPTDRSPQCPTQGLCRPPGMAQPGKVLVDPESGRYYFVEAPRQPRLRLLFDPESRQYVEVLLPPSPARPPRQVYAPLGLGAGLYPPAYAPVPGLSLPPSPGPPALGSPQLPWASEPGSLDGLYHLAVSAPPSPAVPPLLLRAPPPSSGPAQPGKGSVFPL from the coding sequence ATGCTGACCACCCTCGCACCGCTATCCCTGCCCGGGGTCCCGCCGCGGCTGCCCACCCCCGCGCGGCGCCAGGACTCCTCGGGTTCGTCAGGCTCCTACCACACGGCCCCCGGTTCTCCAGAGCCCCCGGAATCTGGGCCGGACGCGGAACGCCTGACCATCTGGCCCTGGGTGGCCCCTGGGCAGGGGGCGGGCGCGCAGCCTCGCCTGTCCGTCAGCGCCCAGAATAGCCGCCAGGATCCCTGGTCCGGCTCGGGTTTCCCGCGAGGTCCGGGCTCCGGCCCgcggccaccccagccccagctgcgcGTGCTGCCGTCGGGGGAGATGGAAGTCATCTTCAGCACCGGGCCCCTGTTTGGCCGCTCGGCCATGGAGGACCACGAGGTGCCCGCCTGCAACAGCCCCTCGCTGCCGCGCTCAGGGTCTCCCACCCTCGCCTCTCCGCAGCCGCAAGCCCCCGACGGTAGCTACCGCTGGGCCACCTACCTGGAACTGCAGCCCCGcgggcccagccctgtcccctcGGCACAGTTCGAGTGTGTGGAGGTGGCGCTGGAAGAGCGCACGGCGCCCGTCAGGAATCGGACGGTGCCCAAGCGTCAGATCGAACTGCGCGCGCGACCCCGGAGCCCCCCACAGATGGCCGGCGACGCGCGCCCACGACTGCTGCTGCGCACCGGATCCCTGGATGAGTCTCTGGGCCGCCTGCAGGCAGCCGCGAGCCTCGTACAGACGGCACTGGCCAGAAAATTGGCCCAGAGTAGCGCCACCTTTGGGCCCACAGTGCACCCAGAACCAGCGGATCGGGAAACGGCTCGCAGCAGCCGAGTGGGCCCAGAGGAGGCCCGGTCTCGACCACCCCGCGCACACAACAGTCCGGTGGCCCCCCGAGTCCCacggccctggcccagcctccgcGAGCGTGCGATTCGGCGCGACAAGCCTGCGCCTGGAACTGAGCCGCTGGGCCCCGTCAGTTCGAGCATCTTTCTGCAATCAGAGGAGAAGATCAAGGAGGTCCGCAACCAAGGCCCCAAGACTAGGCTCACCCAGAGGGGGCCTCCAGGTCGGACCATCCCGAGGGCACAGAGTCCATCTTTCGAGGTCAGGGACTCCTGGGAGGTTCCGGGCAAGGCAGTGAGGCCGAGGAGCCCGTCCCCTCCGTGGCAGGCTTCAAATGGGGCTGGGTGGGGTCCTCGCTGCCCATCGCCCCAGCGTCTGTCCCCGGGGGATCGGGTCGCCCGTAGGGTGAGTTGCCCTTCGTTCTCTGAACCCACTTCTGAAAGGGGAAACCAGGATCCCGCCTTCGAGGAAGCGGTCAGTAGTCCTTGGGTCACTTCCCAATGGAGTCAGCGGGTGGCCAGAGTGAGAAGTCCATCCCCTGAAGCGCCTTGCCCGTGGGAGGCTCCATATGCGGCAGGCGGGGATGCCCTGGAACGGCGGGGTAGGACCCCATCCCCGCTGACCGAGTTTCCCTGGGAAGCTCCGAACCGTCTTACTAGGACTGGGAGCCCACCGCCTCAAGAGACCTGGGACCTCTTAGGGCAGGGCTCATCACATGGCGCTCTGAATGGAAAGGCTTCGGAGGAGGCGGCGCCGCGCACGCCGTCCGCGCCTAGCACTCCAGAACCACTGGACGTGCAGCCTCGGTCCACGCGGGAGATCCCGGACCTGGCCTTCCGAGGCTGTCAGCTGTCGCCTGGAGTGGCTGCATCCCAACTGCCCCACGGTCACCGGGCAGGCCCTCCGGACGCCGAGAAGTGCCCAGAAGCTGCCAGCGCTGGAGACGCAGCCTCGGGACGCCCGCGAGTGGCCATTCCACGGCCACGGGACGTGCGCAAGATCGTTAAGACCACGTACGCGCCCAGCCTCCCCGCGGCGGGCTCGGCCCCAGCGCCGCTCGCTCTAGCTCCAGCTCTTCCGGCCGAGCCCTGCGCGGAGGAGGGCGAGCCGACCCAGACGCAAGAGCTCCTCCAGGCTCCGGACCCGGAGCCTTCCGCGCCGCCTCACTACACTTCCATTTTTCTCAAGGACTTTCTTCCAGTCGTGCCGCACCCCTACGAGTCCCCAGAGCTGCCCCTCGACGCAGTCTTCTGTGACGCCCCGCAGCCCAACGGGATCCCGCGGCGGAGGGCGGAGAACAGCACGGCGAAACCCTTCGCGCGCACGGAGATCCGTCTGCCTGGCGCCCTGGCCTTGGGCCGTCGGAGGGAGGGCCCCTCGGCCGTCCCAGCTCCTGGTCCCAGCGGACAGAGCCGGGGTGTCGAGGCCCAGCGCCTCGTCCCCGACGGTGGGGGTCGGACCAGCCCTCCAGGGGGCGCTCGCGCCTCACCCCAGCGGTCCCCCGTGAGGTCCGGCCCGCCGCGCCCCGGCTCCCCACAGGAGCATCCTAACTCAGGTCTTGGGGTCGCACCCCAACTGGAAACAGCGTGGGCGGCCCCCGAGCCCGCGGCTAATGTGCCGGCGCCTCTCGCGCCCGAGCCTCGAGTTGCGGCCCAGCGCCAGCCCCGTGCCTCCTCCGCGCCGCCCACGGACCGCTCTCCGCAGTGCCCAACTCAGGGGCTGTGCAGACCGCCCGGGATGGCACAGCCGGGAAAGGTCCTAGTGGACCCCGAGAGCGGCCGCTACTATTTTGTGGAGGCGCCTCGGCAGCCGAGGCTGCGTTTGCTGTTCGATCCTGAGAGCCGGCAGTACGTGGAGGTGCTCCTGCCGCCCTCGCCCGCCAGGCCGCCGCGTCAAGTCTACGCACCCCTGGGCCTGGGAGCCGGCCTCTATCCGCCCGCCTACGCACCTGTCCCCGGCCTCTCGCTGCCGCCGTCCCCGGGCCCCCCGGCCCTCGGTagcccccagctgccctgggccTCAGAGCCCGGTTCCCTGGACGGGCTGTACCACCTGGCGGTGAGTGCGCCCCCCAGCCCCGCCGTGCCGCCGCTGCTCCTCCGCGCTCCGCCCCCCAGCTCGGGGCCCGCCCAGCCGGGCAAGGGCTCGGTGTTCCCCTTGTGA
- the MZB1 gene encoding marginal zone B- and B1-cell-specific protein, which translates to MRRLLPLLLLGAWAIPGATGDRISLSAAAPQLDDEEKYSAHMPTHLRCDACRAVAYQMREHLAKAEAKLQPRDSLGQRELSESEYTDVLDRSCSQDWQDYGVQEVNHVKRLTGPGLSEGPNLHIQVMIRGGPWPTRLSTTCLHYLGEFGEESIYEAYLQGQGALEELLCGGPRGACLEEAPVRRGEL; encoded by the exons ATGAGACgattgctgccactgctgctgctgggagcctgggctATCCCAGGGGCCACTGGGGACAGGATCTCCCTCAGTGCCGCTGCCCCACAGCTGGATGATGAGGAGAAGTACTCAGCTCACATGCCCACCCACCTGCGCTGTGATGCCTGCAGGGCCGTGGCCTACCAG ATGCGGGAGCATCTGGCAAAAGCAGAGGCCAAACTTCAACCCCGAGATTCCCTGGGACAGCGGGAGCTGAGTGAGTCAGAGTATACGGATGTCCTGGACCGGAGCTGCTCCCAGGACTGGCAGGA CTACGGGGTCCAAGAAGTGAACCATGTGAAGCGTCTCACTGGCCCGGGGCTTAGCGAGGGGCCAAACTTACACATCCAAGTGATGATCAGAGGGGGCCCCTGGCCCACCAG GCTCTCTACCACCTGTTTACACTACCTCGGGGAGTTTGGAGAAGAAAGCATCTATGAAGCCTACCTCCAAGGCCAAGGGGCTCTGGAGGAGCTGCTGTGTGGGGGTCCCCGTGGAGCCTGCTTGGAGGAAGCACCTGTCCGAAGGGGAGAGCTCTAG